A stretch of Henckelia pumila isolate YLH828 chromosome 4, ASM3356847v2, whole genome shotgun sequence DNA encodes these proteins:
- the LOC140863692 gene encoding PHAF1 protein At3g51130-like produces MQRSRRRCNGTAMGSIVLDLRPGLGIGPFSLGMPISEAFAQIEQQPNIYDVVQVKYYDEDPLRLDIVISFPDHGFHLRFDPWSQRLRLVEIFDVKRLQMRYATSLVGGPSTLATFVAIYALFGPTYPGIYDKDRGVYTLFYPGLSFAFPIPSQYVECCHDREAELPLEFPDGTTPVTCRVSIYDASTDSKVGVGASMVKACVPPLPADSLYMEEVRVKAREELWFTVGGQRIPFGASPQDVWTELGRPCGIHQKQVDQMVIHSASDTRPRTTLCGDYFYNYFTRGMDILFDGHTHKIKKFVLHTNYPGHADFNSYMKCNFVIYSSDLSGSFDQDVNAPKCAITPSTQWEQVKEILGDCGRAAIQTQGSTSNPFGSTFVYGYPHIALEVMKNGYIATLTLFQS; encoded by the exons ATGCAGAGAAGTAGACGCAGGTGCAATGGCACCGCCATGGGCTCCATCGTGCTTGATCTCCGTCCTGGTCTTGGCATCGGACCTTTCTCTCTCG GAATGCCCATATCCGAAGCCTTCGCACAAATAGAGCAGCAGCCCAACATTTATGATGTTGTGCAAGTCAAGTATTATGATGAG GATCCGTTGAGGCTTGACATTGTTATTAGCTTCCCTGATCATGGTTTCCACTTGAGATTTGATCCTTGGTCACAG AGGTTGCGGCTTGTTGAAATTTTTGATGTTAAACGTCTTCAAATGCGATATGCCACTTCGTTGGTCGG TGGACCATCTACCCTTGCAACTTTTGTTGCTATCTATGCTCTTTTTGGGCCAACTTATCCTGGAATTTATGACAAAGACAGGGGTGTCTACACTTTGTTTTACCCT GGCTTGTCCTTTGCATTCCCAATCCCCTCACAATATGTAGAATGCTGTCATGATAGGGAAG CTGAACTGCCTTTGGAGTTTCCAGATGGCACGACTCCAGTTACTTGCCGTGTCTCTATTTATGATGCTTCTACAGATAGTAAGGTTGGTGTCGGAGCATCAATGGTCAAGGCATGTGTACCTCCATTACCAGCTGACAGCCTCTACATGGAAGAAGTGCGAGTGAAGGCAA GGGAAGAACTGTGGTTTACAGTTGGTGGACAGCGCATACCTTTTGGTGCATCACCACAG GACGTTTGGACTGAATTGGGGCGCCCCTGTGGAATTCATCAAAAACAG GTAGACCAAATGGTGATTCATTCTGCATCAGATACTCGGCCACGGACAACTTTGTGCGGTGACTACTTCTACAATTATTTTACCCGTGGCATGGACATTTTATTTGATGGACAC ACTCACAAAATCAAAAAGTTTGTGCTGCACACCAACTATCCCGGGCATGCAGATTTCAATTCATACATGAAGTGCAACTTTGTGATATACAGTTCTGACC TCAGTGGGTCATTTGATCAGGACGTGAATGCACCGAAATGTGCTATCACACCCAGCACGCAGTGGGAGCAAGTTAAG GAAATTCTTGGTGATTGTGGTCGTGCTGCTATTCAAACTCAAGGCTCCACCAGTAATCCTTTTGGGTCTACCTTTGTATACGGATATCCACACATTGCTTTAGAG GTGATGAAGAATGGTTATATAGCCACCTTAACTCTTTTTCAGTCCTAA